A single window of Nicotiana tomentosiformis chromosome 1, ASM39032v3, whole genome shotgun sequence DNA harbors:
- the LOC138910798 gene encoding uncharacterized protein, whose amino-acid sequence MAFLGYVVSSDGFKKDQKNIVAVQSLPRPCSFNVIRSFFGLAGYYCRFVEGFSSIATPLTKLTQKGLSGRWVIAYASRQLKPHEKNYPVHDLEYASIMHGRICISIVDGLRELTFEEAHSSRCLNCQQVKYEHQKPSGLLQKIDIPEWKWELITKDFVVGLLDTLKKFDSIWERLRTTQSRQKSYVDRRVCDVAFMERENVLLRVSHMKGVMRFGKKGKLSPRFIGPFEMLERDEKVSYRLALPPNLLGDHLAFHVSILQKYHEDKSDVLDFSTMQLDENLAYEEEPISFLDKQVRKHRSKEIASVKVQWRGSIVEEAT is encoded by the exons atGGCGTTCTTGGGCtatgtggtgtctagtgatggGTTCAAGAAGGATCAAAAGAATATTGTGGCAGTTCAGAGTTTGCCCAGACCTTGTAGCTTTAATGTGATTAGGAGTTTCTTTGGTTTGGCTGGATACTattgtcgctttgtggaggggttctcgtCTATTGCAACACCATTGACCAAGTTAACTCAAAAGGGCCTTTCAG GACGgtgggtgattgcctatgcgtcacgccagttgaagccacatgagaaaaactatccagtgcatgatttggagtatGCCTCTATTATGCAC ggtcggatttgtatttctattgttgatGGATTGAGAGAATTAACttttgaggaggctcatagttcgag gtgtttgaattgtcaacaagttaagtatgaacatcagaaaccaagtggtttgcttcagaagattgatataccggagtggaagtgggagctcaTTACTAAggactttgtggtagggttgCTAGATACATTGAAGAAGTTTGATTCCATTTGG gagaggCTTCGTACAACTcaatccaggcaaaagagttatgttgataGAAGGGTTTGTGATGTGGCTTTCATGGAGCGTGAGAATGTTCTTCTTAGAGTCTCTcatatgaagggcgtgatgaggtttgggaagaagggaaagttgagcccgaggtttattggtccTTTCGAGATGTTGGAGAGAGATGAAAAGGTTTCATATAGACTTGCCTTGCCTCCTAATCTCTTGGGAGATCATCTGGCATTTCATGTTTCTATCCTTCAGAAGTATCATGAGGATAAGtcagatgttttggactttagcacTATGCAGTTGGATGAGAATCTGGCTTATGAGGAAGAGCCAATATCCTTTTTAGACAAGCAGGTTCGAAAGCACAGGTCAAAGGAGATCGCatcggtaaaggttcagtggagaggttcGATAGTTGAGGAGGCAACTTAG